A single Fundidesulfovibrio soli DNA region contains:
- a CDS encoding formate dehydrogenase accessory sulfurtransferase FdhD has protein sequence MNNTSFDLARLPCRQFKDGTWRNFQDEAATEIRLTLNFEDGFQKNLWAFPDGRLRDLALGHALLDVCKAGTIPEIVEESEEGFRLRIKPGSPPQARPWPGPLTPQDILEGAARFMEMAGRWDATGCFHRAAVFDPASRTFIHHVEDIGRHNCLDRMAGWALSRGEALAGRVLFVSARATASLVGKAVRTGYAMMVSRSAVTTAGVDIARKGSMSLIGFSRENRFSIFTDANERIAEAG, from the coding sequence ATGAACAACACCTCCTTCGACCTTGCGCGCCTGCCGTGCCGGCAGTTCAAGGACGGCACCTGGCGCAACTTCCAGGACGAGGCCGCGACTGAAATCCGCCTGACCCTGAATTTCGAGGACGGGTTCCAGAAGAACCTCTGGGCCTTCCCCGACGGACGCCTGCGCGATCTGGCCCTGGGGCACGCCCTGCTCGACGTCTGCAAGGCTGGCACCATCCCGGAGATCGTCGAGGAGTCCGAAGAGGGCTTCCGCCTGCGCATCAAGCCCGGCTCCCCGCCGCAGGCCAGGCCCTGGCCCGGCCCCCTCACGCCCCAGGACATTCTGGAGGGGGCCGCCCGCTTCATGGAGATGGCAGGACGCTGGGACGCCACAGGCTGCTTCCACAGAGCGGCAGTGTTCGACCCCGCCAGCAGGACCTTCATCCACCACGTTGAGGATATCGGCCGCCACAACTGCCTGGATCGCATGGCGGGCTGGGCCCTGTCGCGCGGCGAGGCCCTGGCTGGCCGGGTGCTCTTCGTCTCCGCCCGGGCCACGGCCTCCCTGGTGGGCAAGGCGGTGCGCACGGGCTACGCCATGATGGTCAGCCGCTCCGCCGTGACCACGGCGGGCGTGGACATTGCGCGCAAGGGCTCCATGAGCCTGATCGGCTTCTCGCGGGAGAACAGGTTCAGCATCTTCACTGACGCCAATGAGCGCATCGCCGAGGCTGGCTAG
- a CDS encoding substrate-binding domain-containing protein, translating to MRKVAVFQLIACMILLNSAFALAQDKVLMMATTTSTEDTGLLPVLAEAFKKKTGVELRWVAVGTGKALEHGKACDVDVLMVHAPEAEKKFMDDGAGQDRTQIMYNDFVLVGPKADPMKVKGKTSAEALKAIAEGKGVFISRGDKSGTHMAELKLWKNAGMETPDKQEWYVSPGQGMLQALRMASEKGGYALTDRGTWIKFEASPEGKGMAIVVEGDKALLNQYSVITLNTAACPKAKHDLARQFAAWIASPEGQKVIADFKVMDKQLFFPNAGK from the coding sequence ATGAGAAAAGTCGCTGTTTTCCAGCTGATTGCCTGCATGATCCTCCTGAATTCCGCCTTCGCCCTGGCGCAGGACAAGGTGCTGATGATGGCGACGACCACCAGCACGGAGGACACCGGGCTCCTCCCCGTGCTGGCCGAGGCGTTCAAGAAGAAGACCGGCGTGGAGCTGCGCTGGGTGGCCGTGGGCACCGGCAAGGCCCTGGAGCACGGCAAGGCCTGCGACGTGGACGTGCTCATGGTCCATGCCCCCGAAGCCGAGAAGAAGTTCATGGACGATGGCGCGGGCCAGGACCGGACCCAGATCATGTACAACGACTTCGTGCTCGTGGGCCCCAAGGCCGACCCCATGAAGGTCAAGGGCAAGACCTCCGCCGAGGCGCTGAAGGCCATCGCCGAGGGCAAGGGCGTGTTCATCAGCCGCGGCGACAAGTCCGGCACGCACATGGCCGAGCTCAAGCTCTGGAAGAACGCCGGCATGGAGACCCCCGACAAGCAGGAGTGGTATGTCTCCCCCGGCCAGGGGATGCTCCAGGCCCTGCGCATGGCCTCCGAGAAGGGCGGCTACGCCCTGACCGACCGCGGCACCTGGATCAAGTTCGAGGCCAGCCCCGAAGGCAAGGGCATGGCCATCGTGGTCGAGGGCGACAAGGCCCTGCTCAACCAGTACAGCGTGATCACCCTCAACACGGCCGCCTGTCCCAAGGCGAAGCATGACCTGGCCAGGCAGTTCGCGGCGTGGATCGCCTCCCCCGAGGGCCAGAAGGTCATCGCGGACTTCAAGGTCATGGACAAGCAGCTGTTCTTCCCCAACGCCGGGAAGTAG
- a CDS encoding ABC transporter permease — MDYLLEGLSRAVDLLSTGDPETFSAVAATLEATALSMGMALAVGMPVGFCLGYFNFPGRRLLRMCSDALMAFPTVVIGLLVYALLSRRGPLGDLDLLFTIPGMALGLTLLALPMIASLTAAAVEQLDPRLRLTLLTLGADRRQLLLGILWEARFGVVAGAVATFGRVVSEVGIAMMVGGNIKWHTRTITTAIALETGKGEFAQGVALGAVLMGISLLVNAALVVLRRRSGA, encoded by the coding sequence ATGGACTACCTGCTGGAGGGTCTCTCGCGGGCCGTGGACCTTCTGTCCACGGGGGACCCCGAGACGTTCTCGGCCGTGGCCGCCACGCTGGAGGCCACGGCCCTTTCCATGGGCATGGCCCTGGCTGTCGGGATGCCGGTGGGGTTCTGCCTGGGGTATTTCAACTTCCCGGGCAGGCGGCTGCTGCGCATGTGCTCGGACGCGCTCATGGCCTTCCCCACGGTGGTCATCGGCCTGCTGGTCTATGCCCTGCTGTCTCGCCGGGGTCCCCTGGGCGACCTGGATCTGCTCTTCACCATCCCGGGCATGGCCCTGGGCCTGACCCTGCTGGCCCTGCCCATGATCGCCAGCCTGACCGCCGCCGCCGTGGAGCAGCTGGACCCCAGGCTCCGCCTCACCCTGCTGACCCTGGGCGCGGACCGCCGCCAGCTGCTGCTGGGCATCCTCTGGGAGGCCCGCTTCGGCGTCGTGGCCGGGGCCGTGGCCACTTTCGGGCGCGTGGTTTCCGAGGTGGGTATCGCCATGATGGTGGGCGGCAACATCAAATGGCACACCCGTACCATCACCACGGCCATCGCCCTGGAGACGGGCAAGGGCGAGTTCGCCCAGGGGGTCGCTCTGGGCGCGGTGCTCATGGGCATCTCCCTGCTGGTCAACGCGGCCCTGGTAGTGCTCCGGCGAAGGAGCGGCGCATGA
- a CDS encoding ATP-binding cassette domain-containing protein — MSGPLVYEISGLEHRFGDRVATRCEHLAVEQGGIVGLRGPNGAGKSTLLAIMAFLLAPSTGEVLFMGRPGLCGDPALRRQAVLMPQDPALLRRRVEDNVLYGLRVRGREDPGSLRQALELVGLDPQTYRRRWWWELSGGEGRRVALAARLALNPLVLLLDEPTASLDPQSSELVRRAVLSARDKRGLTCVVVSHDPQWLESLCDVIHTVEPWAAEPQAAIP; from the coding sequence ATGAGCGGCCCCCTCGTATACGAGATTTCGGGCCTCGAGCACCGCTTCGGGGATCGTGTGGCCACCCGTTGCGAGCATCTGGCCGTGGAGCAAGGCGGCATCGTGGGTCTGCGCGGCCCGAACGGCGCGGGCAAGAGCACGCTTCTGGCCATTATGGCCTTCCTGCTGGCTCCATCAACAGGCGAGGTGCTGTTCATGGGGCGTCCCGGGCTCTGCGGGGACCCGGCCCTGCGCCGCCAGGCCGTGCTCATGCCCCAGGACCCGGCCCTGCTGCGCCGCCGGGTGGAGGACAACGTGCTCTACGGCCTGCGTGTCAGGGGCAGGGAAGATCCGGGCAGCCTGCGGCAGGCCCTTGAGCTGGTCGGGCTTGATCCCCAAACCTATCGCCGCCGCTGGTGGTGGGAGCTTTCCGGCGGGGAAGGCAGGCGCGTGGCCCTGGCGGCCCGCCTGGCGCTCAATCCCTTGGTGCTGCTCCTGGACGAGCCCACCGCAAGCCTGGACCCTCAGAGTTCGGAGCTGGTTCGCCGCGCGGTGCTCAGCGCCAGGGACAAGCGCGGGCTCACCTGCGTCGTGGTCAGCCACGACCCGCAGTGGCTTGAAAGCCTCTGCGACGTGATACACACTGTCGAGCCTTGGGCCGCGGAACCCCAGGCCGCGATCCCCTGA
- a CDS encoding molybdopterin-guanine dinucleotide biosynthesis protein MobB has translation MRAVNVVGFKDTGKTTLCVRLIAELSALGVEAASLKFTHQAGLDKQNTDTAKLLAVSPAVGAIGEGESAMFWRGKRHLDQMLPLLGRDMVVVEGGKDLTVMPRVVIAANAAQARDLGAGAGGLAIAVYGPEGVDGVPAVTDVAALAKLVNEHAFLLPGLDCGGCGQADCRELAASIVSGAVGVAGCTSLGGSLEITVNGAPLGLNPFVGRMLRAGLAGMLGELKGVTPGKVVITMEM, from the coding sequence ATGCGCGCTGTGAACGTTGTCGGATTCAAGGATACGGGCAAGACCACCCTCTGCGTGCGGCTCATCGCCGAGTTGTCCGCGCTGGGCGTGGAGGCCGCATCGCTCAAGTTCACGCATCAGGCCGGGCTGGACAAGCAGAACACGGACACGGCCAAGCTGCTCGCTGTCAGCCCCGCGGTGGGGGCCATCGGCGAGGGCGAGTCGGCCATGTTCTGGCGCGGCAAGCGCCACCTGGACCAGATGCTGCCCCTGCTGGGCCGCGACATGGTCGTGGTGGAAGGCGGCAAGGATCTGACCGTCATGCCCAGGGTGGTCATCGCGGCCAACGCGGCCCAGGCCCGCGACCTGGGCGCGGGCGCGGGCGGCCTGGCCATCGCGGTCTACGGGCCCGAGGGCGTGGACGGCGTACCCGCCGTGACGGACGTGGCCGCCCTGGCCAAACTGGTGAACGAGCACGCCTTCCTGCTGCCCGGGCTGGACTGCGGGGGCTGCGGCCAGGCCGACTGCCGTGAGCTGGCCGCCAGCATCGTGTCAGGGGCTGTCGGGGTCGCGGGATGCACTTCCCTGGGCGGCAGCCTGGAAATCACCGTGAACGGCGCACCCCTGGGCCTGAACCCGTTCGTGGGCCGCATGCTGCGCGCCGGGCTGGCCGGAATGCTCGGGGAGCTCAAGGGCGTCACGCCAGGCAAGGTCGTCATCACCATGGAGATGTAA
- a CDS encoding sensor histidine kinase, which translates to MDVAESAPVPDDDAELQDQHLKRLEVVNSRIQAKLGNYKAYNFTQLQSVALNIFFDLAQEFTCVEDVYAVCVMIPKALFGLECTLYVADGHNEIISCCSSYCPRIEQNVEFTEEMAVTSGHLMVPIKGNRELISQLPFTPRGDVIGMLQLFPGDTLNEHDKLFWGRYANRIGFQLHNRFISMKNKEHVQFIRNLVKDIGHNVIVPNMYFKLFYKRLEARINLVRPLQEKFLRLKSICTVDDEATMREWSKIENDIEYIYNTIQEQFKEIYSHYQNTSLFLETLLRSSHFEEGRYVLEKRKCNFKSQVIDPQVERFRARLAERGIEIDTSMGGVPDQEIEVVADLGLISQVFSNLFSNVVKYTRDVLDDSGRRRKFMSYGWYVARDYFGAGRDGVKLNVFSTGPRIQAEQRAGLFTEGYRAENSQGEYGTGHGLYFIREVVKLHGGDVGYEPTPLGNNFYIVLPFVSQPKEGEPSD; encoded by the coding sequence ATGGACGTCGCCGAGAGCGCCCCGGTTCCCGATGATGACGCTGAGCTGCAAGACCAGCATCTCAAGCGCCTGGAGGTGGTAAATAGCCGCATTCAGGCCAAGCTCGGCAATTACAAGGCATACAATTTCACGCAGCTTCAAAGCGTTGCGCTGAATATCTTTTTCGACCTGGCGCAGGAGTTCACCTGCGTCGAGGACGTCTACGCCGTCTGTGTCATGATTCCCAAGGCCCTCTTCGGCTTGGAATGCACCCTCTACGTGGCCGACGGCCACAACGAGATCATCAGTTGCTGCTCCAGCTACTGCCCCAGGATAGAACAGAACGTCGAATTCACCGAGGAGATGGCCGTCACCAGCGGCCACCTGATGGTGCCCATCAAGGGCAACCGTGAGCTCATATCGCAGTTGCCGTTCACCCCGCGCGGGGACGTGATCGGCATGCTGCAACTCTTCCCCGGGGATACGCTCAACGAACACGACAAGCTCTTCTGGGGTCGGTACGCCAACCGCATCGGTTTTCAGCTGCACAACAGATTCATCAGCATGAAGAACAAGGAGCATGTGCAGTTCATCCGCAATCTGGTGAAAGACATCGGGCATAACGTGATAGTGCCCAATATGTACTTCAAGCTGTTCTACAAGCGGCTCGAAGCGCGCATCAATCTCGTGCGCCCGCTGCAGGAAAAATTCCTTCGACTGAAATCCATCTGTACGGTGGATGACGAAGCCACGATGCGCGAATGGTCAAAGATTGAGAATGATATTGAATATATATATAACACGATTCAAGAACAGTTCAAAGAAATCTACAGCCACTATCAGAACACGAGCCTGTTCCTGGAGACCTTGCTGAGGAGCAGCCACTTTGAGGAGGGCCGGTATGTTCTCGAAAAGCGCAAGTGCAACTTCAAGAGCCAGGTGATCGACCCGCAGGTGGAGCGCTTCAGGGCCCGGCTGGCGGAGCGCGGCATCGAGATCGACACCTCCATGGGCGGCGTGCCCGATCAGGAGATCGAGGTGGTGGCGGACCTGGGGCTCATCTCCCAGGTATTCTCGAACCTGTTCTCCAACGTGGTGAAGTACACCCGCGACGTGCTGGACGACTCCGGACGCAGGCGCAAATTCATGTCCTACGGCTGGTATGTGGCCAGGGATTATTTCGGAGCCGGCCGCGACGGCGTGAAGCTCAACGTGTTCAGCACCGGCCCGCGCATCCAGGCGGAGCAGCGCGCCGGCCTGTTCACCGAGGGCTACCGCGCCGAGAATTCCCAAGGGGAGTACGGCACCGGGCACGGGCTGTACTTCATCCGCGAGGTGGTGAAGCTCCACGGCGGGGATGTGGGCTACGAGCCTACCCCGCTGGGCAACAACTTCTACATCGTGCTGCCCTTCGTATCCCAGCCTAAGGAGGGCGAGCCCTCCGATTGA